From the Lycorma delicatula isolate Av1 chromosome 4, ASM4794821v1, whole genome shotgun sequence genome, the window ATTTCAGatcacaattaattattactataatattcgATTAACATTATTGAGCGttgacaataattaaaattactatagatTAACAGTGATATAAAACAATAAGGAAATGTGAGAAAAACTATAACAATcagaagtaatgaaaataaaagctgcAATTATTATCATGTTACAGTAATATATAAGGGGAAAAGTACATAATTTAGAGCCCACTACATACTATACATTAAGAattgaatatatacatacatatatttaaagtatatatatgtacaaacatATTTCTGATTTGATTCTTAAAATGACATGTACTAGAATAGGAAAATATCATATTAGACATGACGTAAAACTGGATATTTCTGTCAAAAATATAGTAGTCCCATCTTTATAATTACCTTATTCCCAAATGtacaatataaacttatttaaataagttcatgaatttatttaattcagtcttGTTAATTAGCAgtcataaaattgtaataagaatatatgtgtgtatgtatgtttgcgTATCTAGGTAGTTCTTGTAAATGACTAGGTGAACTGCATcacaattatataatacaattaaaacatattaaggTACATTAAAATGATTGCATTGTGAAAATTATCAAAGTAATTCGATatctttttaactcaaaaatgtGTTCCCTGCTACACGGGTCACTTAGTCACTTGGTCTTCTTACCAGACATCATTCTCCAAACTCCACAACATTTCTGAAATTtctgtacatttaaatttattatttgtacgtgaaaaaaataactacaagtatagtaatatcttaattatttgtCTTTTCGGTTAACACTTCTGTTACACTAAATATCATAAGCCATTAGTGAACTGTTTTACATTTATCTTTTCAAGAATGTTATTTTTGCAGAATGAAGACACTATTTCACTAATGGAAAATAGCAACTAACAGTTTATTGGGTAAATAAATACTGGGTAAATAGTGAATTCAAACATAAAGTCACGATAAATAAGACTTATGACTAATGGACTTATGGTTTTCTTGGTTTTTTAATTAGACGTTGTGTCTTAACTGTatacacagtaggtctgaaaagtttccgaactaaatttctgtagttgataaaattttaatgtgtaatttggtatgaacgatttgaaaaattatataaagcaatTGATGATGCGAGGGATTCacgaaagcgctcttgcttgaATTGTGGAATAAGGTAggagtcatcctactttattttattttattattctgtacttaggttgagtggattaatataatttgtataatgcaAAGGAATATGATTCTCAGAagaattgattttagaaaaaaaaaaaaatatatatatatatattaaagaatcagaataaaataatttatattaatttaatagtgaGTAATTTAATTCTGAATCTTAGTTTAATTTAAGACTGAAGTTCATTATGAAAACTTCCATTCACTAAAAAGAACATGCAGGTCATTACATGAAAAtgaaagttgaaataaaattttccttttgttgcactgttaaatgataaaaaaaaaacagaacatgtAATCTTTTCCTCTATTGAAGTTATCTATGCTAAGATTGAAGCAGAACATGGTCATGCGTGATATTTCCGAAATATGTTACGTAATTTTTCGGAGGTAAATTCATTCACTATGTATCAAATGTCAGTACACAGTAAACCTATTCTATTTACGATGTACTACAAGCTTCAGTATGGAAGGTTAAGACATTTGTGAAACCTCccgattgtaaaatttaaaaaggatttcAAATTTAGGAAGGATACAACTTGTATAAACAGTACTCTTTAATTACATGTAGTAAATACTGGTATATTTTGTTTGTAGTTATACTTCCCAGTTTGCAGGAGTTAAAACATTAGATAAACTTTACACTTCAAATGTATGTATTGACTGTAAAGTATTCCTAAGAATTTAACATTCTGTAAAAGGTTTGCAGCATGTATATTAATGGTTATAAGGGTTATAAGCAAGCAGTGAATTAGTGAACTCTGGATCTGTATTAATGCAATGAGATGCTTTTATGATGTCAGATACtgctttaaaacttttaaaatattttttaaactaattacattattttagctCAACACAAGCTTTACTgcagattatataaaaatttaagtacaaagATTCACCGAAAATTTCTTCCCAAGAACTACCTTGCGGTAAAGTATAAGTGAATGTGTGTGagtatgcacatatatatatgtataaacacatGTATATGAAAGTGATGTATATACTTAGTTTTTGTAAATCttaaacacaatttataaaaaaacttaaggaAAAAGGCttaaagaaagtttatataattcaCCAGAGAAGCACGACAGATATTatcattcataattaaaaaattaatttatggcaatcatttttaaaatatactatttcttAAAACTGGCATTCCTTAATATAGTATAcccaaataaagaaatattttcttctaattgagaaagaagtataaaaaaattaattcttaagataattattttttctgttattaggaaacaatgaattttaatttttgatattggcttttaattttgaaatgagcTTACAAATTAAGTAGTTAGAAGTGTTAatatgtagtattaaaaaataaatgctcttAAAGAAAGTAACAATTTCAgcaattttcattataatgtCAAATTTTATAGATTGTGGTCAGTTTACAAAAACTACTTGTTTGCTTGTCATTTGTAAGCGTGCATGAGGTGtgatatagtgtgtgtgtgtgtgtgtgtgtgtgtgtgtgtgtgtgtgcacatgtgtgtatttatgtattaagtgTTAAAAGCATAAATTTCACAGATATACATAGTAATGAAATAGTTAATATCACTACTATaactatgtttaattaattatatctaatatCTAGTTTGTACTTTACCAGTTGCCCATTTCTAAATAAGGAATGATTCAGTCGACagtccaaatttttttctatgaccATTAGAAAAAGAAACAAGTTGCCAATAGTTAATAatcaagaacataaaaatgaaacaaattgactactataaaaaataaactaaatcaaGTTAAATCATTCTCATGTAAAGGATTGTTAACCTCTTTTTCTAAATCATTGAATGTATCTTCACATTCAGGTAAATCAGCGGCCAAACTTTGTAATGTTAAACCATCATCTTCAGTTAAAAGGTGAGTGTTttctattaatgaatttatacttCTACCGGTTTCTGAATCACACATATCTTGAGGACTGTTctgattattatttgataaaaattctgATATGACTTCGGAAAGGCCTGGCACTGGTACAACAGGGGTTGATGGATATGATCGTGAGATTTGACTACAAGGTATTGTAACATTAGAAGAAAATGCTGAAACTATAGGATcacatttatcactattatttgAATTTGTATAAGATGGAATCGGTGTACTAGGATGTGATCTGGAAATTTGTTGTGCAAATTTATTGCAGTTTTCAGGACTGTTCAATAATGACTTACAATCATCATTAATCAGctcaaaaatacttttcaaatttgTTGTTATGTCAGATTCTAATAGAATATTATTCTGCGCAGTGTTCTGCTCATTAAAGTCTGAAACATCACCGGGATCATTTCCTTGTGAAGCTAAAAGGAAATTTGAAGATGAAGATTCTGTATTAAAACTACCACCAAAATCCACTAACTCACTTGGAACTGGTGTAGGTGGAATTGACGATCCAAAATTTGTGGAACCATTAAAAAATGTGGTAGCTGGCTGGGTTAGTGATAAAGGTGATATCAGTGCATTGGATGATACCATTGGAACAGACTGAGATCTTAGAGTGGGTTGAAACTCTAAAGCAGGAAGTTGCTGGGTATCTTCTTCTGGAAAAAACTGACTGACTTCTTGTGACAGAGGATCAGTACTCTGAACTCTCCCAGAACTGGAGCTTGATTTAGGTGACTGCATACTATCTTCAACTTTTACAAAAAGCAACTCTTTTTCTTCTTGTGACTTGTAATCTGATTGTTTCCCAGAAAGCAAAATTGATTCTAAAAGAGAAGTGCCTTGaatttctgaaaagttttcagatttatttattatcttctcagATATATTTGGGGATGAATGCTTTTTATGAATATTGAAAACTGAAGAATCACATACCTGCAATGGAGAACAAGGAGTTATAAATATACCCTGACTAGTAGAACTACTACATACTGGGGACCTTAATGCATCGGCTTGAGATTTTCTAGCATCTTGAAAAGGTGAAAATCTACGGGCATTTTCTGGTAATTTTACGGCATTTGAATGAGATCTTGTTCGAAAGCTGGGAGAAGGTGATGGAGAACTAACGATGTTTGATTGAAGAGATGATGGTGTTGAACTGCCAGAACACCATCCTGATGTAATGGTTGTTGATACAGGTGATAAGTTTACACTCTGAAGATTCAAGGATGTTTTCATTCTACATGGAGTACTTCTTGGAGAGACAAAAGGACTATCATTTGTAGAAGTTGCCTTGATTTTATCCGTTGGAGAAATAGGAGTAAAACTTCTACAGACTTGTCGTCGAATATTCACATTCTGAGGAATATGAGATGGTAAATTATCAAAGCTGACTCTTCTCCTAACATTCAGTCcagtgtttatatttaaaacagatgGAAAAACCAAATCTGACTTAAGAAAATGCTGATTTCGTGGTGATAGCAACAAATTATTACAATCCTTATTTGAATCACTGGTATCACAGTTAGTCATTAATACAGTACTATCCACTGAATTtctaatcaaattatttacattaacaccCAAGCCTGTAAAGCCTGTCTTTTCTAAGGCAAACTCACTTTTATTACGGTTTAATTCTGTAACATTACCTTCAACTAGAAGTTTTGATTGTgttgaattttctaatttaatttctggcTTGTTATTACTAGGGTGTACATCATTCTGCTGAAAATACTGCAATAATTCTTCTTCCTGTTCCTGTGAATTTCCATCACCATCTAAATAGTCATCAAGAGCATCCTTTCCTAAACACCCTATGCTGTATTCACTACATAAGGATTTATCTTTTAAATcagcaaaaagtaatttttcagcaACATTTACACTTCTGACCTTACCCTCTATTCCAGATTCTGGTTTTTTGAAACCATCAGCTGTTTCTTCTTTTTCAGGCCTTGGTTTAATCCGTTTATACTGCTTCGGTTTAATTTGTGGAGGAACAGctggtaaaattataatattagcaGGAACTTCTTtgctttttgattttaattttgataatcttGGTATTGGTAATTTGCTTGTATGTGTAGTATTATctaatttatcgttattttttttattgcataaatcttttattactgATACTTCCTTGTTAACTTCAACTTTATTTGATTCTGTATGCAAATCCAAAAAGTCAGTCACACTGTTGCCAACAGTTTTTCTTAAACATCTTTTAAGAACAGTCTCTTTCTGGACCGCGATAGAAAATAATGAATCTTTCTGTTTTGTACTTTCATCAGGTTTGATGAGATCATTACACCCAGCAAGAGGTGCGATACCATCTACAGGTATCTGTACTGGGTTAAAATTATCACAGATAGTTTTACTCTGATGTTCAGTTGTGCGTGCTTCGGTCACATCAGTCACAGCCTCATTGAAATCATCAtaagattgttttaaatttactttcttacCTTTACTGCAAGCatctttattattgtttgtttttgctCTTTTCCTCTTTACTAAACATGGAGATCTATTGACTGTCTTCTCTTTTAAATCCGAATTCAACAGTAAGTTATCCTACAAATcaaacatgaaaattacacaaaaattcataaaacatcatatttttactaaaagaacaaaaacaaaaatagaaattaaaataaaactagtctttatatcttattatattatcattcaaagttaaaaacattattagatcCATTTACAGgctgaaagttaaaaattttaacaaaaataacaataaaatttcagttttcacttATTGGTGGTAATAAGAAAGACAAAATACTATGATTAAAAGCAACACTGGAAGATTTTGCTTTAAAAAGACATAGATTTACTTACTCAGAAATATACATTAAGAGGGTAGGGGAATAAACAGGTAACTAGTTGACTGAATAGAAGGAGGAGATATTTTCTAAGcatcaaaatattaatgtttaatgacaaaataaattaaccattACAAGAGCATCTGAAACTAAGGAAATTACAGAAGTAGAGTTTAGGCAAGGGAGATGAAGTTCTTAAGAAATATATACGGTAAAACTAGaaaagattaaatgaataaatactgaAGTTTACAAGCAATTTGAAGTGAAGTGTATAAGAAGGTTAACAGAACGTAAGTCAGACAGTTTAGCAAGTGAAGAGATGTGTACAATAAAGGAAACAAAAGTGagaaagttattgaaataaaagtcagatgtaaaaaaaattagttgtagaaCATGATGAAAGTGGATTGATAATTTGAAGGCTATAATATAAGGAAGAGaagcatatatatttatttataagtatctACTTAAGTGTATACCAAGAAGATATTCAAGAAATGAGTAGGTGCTATATTTTC encodes:
- the LOC142322672 gene encoding uncharacterized protein LOC142322672; its protein translation is MEVIERTQYDTCITGDNKTDSGNCCSKQERIEKKDSDCLPLLSIKQECDYVARSDIKYGCNENKKLKEKSGKISKVIGDLFQRSDHLNKNIGGLHNNSIGVKQIVENEITFESRQIISEILEQIDTLSNIEKLFLYLKLPKGSDVTDPLKQPLNPLGNRLEISQTITWIKANFEENPNVSIPKQVVYGEYMEYCDKTGVKPLSNADFGKVMKQVFSHVRPRRLGTRGNSRYCYSGMSKKRTLSPPTLPEITSENSNSQVDGEELYNESSQTTVCQWASEQLGQKFVDLTELATYLQVNHLCTISKQNESHSSISTGTGQNEKLEQILNEKRMENKRKRKDNLLLNSDLKEKTVNRSPCLVKRKRAKTNNNKDACSKGKKVNLKQSYDDFNEAVTDVTEARTTEHQSKTICDNFNPVQIPVDGIAPLAGCNDLIKPDESTKQKDSLFSIAVQKETVLKRCLRKTVGNSVTDFLDLHTESNKVEVNKEVSVIKDLCNKKNNDKLDNTTHTSKLPIPRLSKLKSKSKEVPANIIILPAVPPQIKPKQYKRIKPRPEKEETADGFKKPESGIEGKVRSVNVAEKLLFADLKDKSLCSEYSIGCLGKDALDDYLDGDGNSQEQEEELLQYFQQNDVHPSNNKPEIKLENSTQSKLLVEGNVTELNRNKSEFALEKTGFTGLGVNVNNLIRNSVDSTVLMTNCDTSDSNKDCNNLLLSPRNQHFLKSDLVFPSVLNINTGLNVRRRVSFDNLPSHIPQNVNIRRQVCRSFTPISPTDKIKATSTNDSPFVSPRSTPCRMKTSLNLQSVNLSPVSTTITSGWCSGSSTPSSLQSNIVSSPSPSPSFRTRSHSNAVKLPENARRFSPFQDARKSQADALRSPVCSSSTSQGIFITPCSPLQVCDSSVFNIHKKHSSPNISEKIINKSENFSEIQGTSLLESILLSGKQSDYKSQEEKELLFVKVEDSMQSPKSSSSSGRVQSTDPLSQEVSQFFPEEDTQQLPALEFQPTLRSQSVPMVSSNALISPLSLTQPATTFFNGSTNFGSSIPPTPVPSELVDFGGSFNTESSSSNFLLASQGNDPGDVSDFNEQNTAQNNILLESDITTNLKSIFELINDDCKSLLNSPENCNKFAQQISRSHPSTPIPSYTNSNNSDKCDPIVSAFSSNVTIPCSQISRSYPSTPVVPVPGLSEVISEFLSNNNQNSPQDMCDSETGRSINSLIENTHLLTEDDGLTLQSLAADLPECEDTFNDLEKEVNNPLHENDLT